A single Candidatus Caccoplasma merdavium DNA region contains:
- a CDS encoding RagB/SusD family nutrient uptake outer membrane protein: MKKTHIYLLASVLTFSAVSCEDWMNVDPAGQQNATNYWANAGEVEAVLGTAYRNMRTAVTNRTYINWGEMRGNGLGVLETSAYDIRTGDILPSNSLCKWADLYNVIGMANSVIDYAPTVVEKDASFTEGEMRSIVAEAHFLRALSYLTLVRTFKDVPYVTHSYVTDDADFWLPKTDGDSILRAELALMQPYLENAREFFPDETDNKGRATRWALYTVMADMYLWLSASDYDSGNSATDLQNCIDCCDAVINSGRVGLIDGSLWFTNFFPGNSNESIFELQFSNPLAQTNSFMSWFGGTDEALTASSGQYYYVSTVSLFRFVSWLTPGDVRGDGASYASTTSTVPQSTVWKYYGSDTQNTARNDTENDQNWIIYRLAEVYLMKAEALALQGDLDGALAALNEVRERGGSEALERAQYGSKYAVIQAIINERSIEFLGEAKNWYDLLRTGLRYQDPEFGTLYQQLFFDETVNGLPSVSAALVRSKLRRNIPYSWYLPIHTDELAANPSLVQNPAYANLGE, encoded by the coding sequence ATGAAGAAGACACACATATATTTACTTGCGTCCGTTCTTACTTTCTCGGCTGTGTCGTGCGAAGACTGGATGAATGTCGACCCTGCCGGCCAACAGAACGCGACCAATTACTGGGCTAACGCCGGTGAGGTGGAAGCCGTCCTCGGTACAGCCTACCGCAACATGCGTACGGCTGTGACCAATCGCACCTATATCAATTGGGGCGAGATGCGCGGCAACGGTCTCGGCGTGCTCGAAACCAGTGCTTATGATATCCGTACGGGCGATATTCTGCCCTCGAACTCCCTTTGCAAGTGGGCCGACCTTTATAACGTTATCGGCATGGCCAACTCCGTTATCGACTATGCCCCCACTGTTGTGGAGAAAGACGCCTCTTTTACCGAAGGCGAGATGCGTTCCATTGTGGCCGAAGCACATTTCTTGCGTGCTCTCAGTTACTTGACTCTTGTGCGCACTTTCAAAGATGTGCCCTATGTCACCCACTCTTACGTGACCGATGATGCCGATTTCTGGCTTCCCAAGACCGACGGTGATTCCATTCTCCGTGCGGAGTTGGCTCTCATGCAGCCCTATCTCGAAAACGCCCGCGAATTTTTCCCCGACGAGACCGACAACAAGGGCCGTGCCACACGCTGGGCTCTCTATACCGTGATGGCCGACATGTATCTGTGGCTTAGTGCTTCGGACTATGATAGCGGCAATTCGGCCACCGACTTGCAGAATTGCATCGATTGTTGCGATGCCGTTATCAATTCGGGCCGCGTGGGTCTTATCGACGGTTCGCTCTGGTTTACCAATTTCTTCCCCGGTAACAGCAACGAGAGCATTTTCGAGCTGCAATTCTCCAATCCTCTTGCACAGACCAACTCGTTTATGTCGTGGTTTGGCGGTACCGATGAAGCCCTTACGGCCTCTTCGGGTCAGTATTACTACGTAAGCACCGTCAGTCTCTTCCGTTTTGTCTCATGGCTCACTCCCGGTGATGTGCGTGGCGATGGTGCCTCGTATGCCTCTACCACTTCGACCGTTCCCCAATCAACCGTATGGAAGTATTATGGTAGTGATACACAGAATACGGCTCGTAACGATACAGAGAACGACCAGAACTGGATTATCTATCGTTTGGCCGAAGTATATCTCATGAAGGCCGAGGCTCTTGCTTTGCAAGGTGACCTTGACGGTGCACTTGCCGCTCTTAACGAAGTACGTGAGCGTGGCGGCAGCGAAGCCCTCGAAAGAGCACAATACGGTAGCAAATATGCCGTTATCCAAGCCATCATCAACGAGCGCAGTATAGAGTTCCTTGGAGAAGCCAAGAACTGGTATGACCTCCTGCGCACCGGATTGCGTTATCAGGATCCCGAATTCGGTACGCTTTATCAGCAACTCTTCTTCGACGAGACTGTCAACGGACTCCCGTCGGTGTCGGCTGCCCTTGTTCGTTCCAAGTTGAGACGCAACATCCCTTACTCGTGGTATCTGCCTATCCATACCGATGAATTGGCTGCCAACCCCAGTTTGGTACAAAATCCGGCTTATGCTAACTTAGGTGAATAA